GGCGGTCTGGGCGCGGTGCAGATGGCCGGCGTCATCGTCGGCGGCCTGTTCCTGCTGGTGCGCAAGCACATCTCGTCCATCATCCCGGCCGGCGTGATCATCGGCGTACTGCTCACGGCGTGGGTCTTCAACATGATCGATCCCGCGACCCATGCCAGCCCGGCCTTTCATCTCTTTACCGGTTCCACGCTGTTCGGCGCCTTCTTTCTGGCAACGGACGGCCCGTCCTCGCCGAACAGGCGCATCCCCATGCTCCTCTTCGGACTGCTGGCCGGAACCATGATCGTCGTCATCCGCACGTACGGCATCTACCCGGACGGCGTGCCGTTCGCCATACTGCTCGCCAACCTGTTCACCCCTGTTTTCGAGCGCATCCGGCCCCGGCCGTTCGGAGTGAGGTAAACCATGAAGGAAATGATGAAAATGATGGTTGTCCTGTCCCTGATCTGCGGCCTTTCCGGCGTGACGCTGGCCGCTCTCAAGCAGGCCACCGCTCCGATCATCGAGGAACAGGTGCTCACCTTTGTTCAGGCCCCGGCCATTGAACAGGTGCTGAACGACTACGACAACAACCCCATCAAGGACCGCAGAAAATTCGAAATGGACGGCAGCAGCATCACGGTGTTTCCAGCCATGAAGGACGGCAGGCTCAACGGCGTGGCCTTCGAGACCTCGGGCAAGGGATACGGCGGCCAGATCGGCGTCATGGTCGGCTTTGACATGACCGCGAACACCCTGTCCGGCATCGGCATCACCACCATGAAGGAAACCCCGGGGCTGGGCTCCCGGGTCACGGGCCACGGCTTCACCACCCAATTCAAGGGCCATGCCCTGGATTCCATGAAGCTCAAGAAGAACGGCGGAGACATCGACGCCGTGGCAGGGGCCACCATCTCCTCCACGGGCACCGTGTCCGCCGTGCGCGAGGCCGTTTCCATCTTCAATACCCTCAAGGGCAAGTTCGCCGAGGGTTGGTCCTAGCCGCCCCCGGGCAAACACTCTGGTCTGGAGCATACTCATGAACAGATTATGGAAGGAATTCTCCAAGGGTCTCTGGAAGGACCTGCCCCCGTTCAAACTGGTGCTGGGCCTCTGCCCGGTGCTGGCCGTGACCAACACCGCGGACAACGGGCTGGGCATGGGCATGGCCGTGGTCTTCGTGCTCACCCTGTCCAACCTGCTGATCTCGCTGGTGCGCAAGATAATCCCGGCCAAGGTCCGCATCGCCTGCTTCATCGCCATTTCCGCATCCCTGGTCGTGGCCGTGGAGCTGCTCATGCAGGCGTTCGCCTATCCCCTGTACCAGCAACTGGGCATTTTCGTGCCCCTCATCGTGGTCAACTGCATCATTCTGGGCCGGGCCGAGGCATTCGCGTCCAAGAATCCGCCCCTTCTCGCCATTGCCGACGGTCTGGGCATGGGAATCGGCTTCACCATGTCCCTGACCTTTCTGGGCGCCTTGCGCGAATTTCTGGGCAAGGGTCAGCTCTTCGGCATCGACGCCACATGGCAGGGATTCGAACCCTTCGGATTCATGGTCGAGGCGCCGGGCGCATTCGTGAGCCTCGGCATTCTGCTGGCCATCATGAACTTCTCGGAAAACGTGCGGCGCAAGCGTCAGGGCCTCAAGGCAGTCGAGGGACCGACCCACGACTGCAAGTCCTGCGGCGCATGCAACAAGGCACAATCCGCCTAGTCGAGGGAGAACAACATCATGCAGGAATACTTTCTTCTCTTCATAGGCGCGATGTTCGTCAACAACATCGTGCTGGCCCAGTACCTCGGCAACTGCCCGTTCATCGGCACGTCCAAGGATACGGGCGTGGCCGTCGGCATGGGCGGAGCCGTGGTGTTCGTGGCCGTGATGGCCGCAGCCATCACATGGCTGGTCCAGCGCCACATTCTGGTGCCTTTCGGTCTGGGCTATCTCCAGACTCTGGCCTTCATTCTCGTCATCGCGTCCCTTGTCCAGTTCGTGGAAATGTTTCTCAAGAAGATGGTCCCGCCCCTGTACAAATCGCTGGGCATCTTCCTGCCGCTCATCACCACGAACTGCGCTGTCATGGGTATCGCCCTGATCTGCCAGCGCGAGGAATTCGGTCTGCTGCACACCGTGCTGTTCGCGTTCGCCTCGGGTCTGGGCTTCATGGTCGCCCTTGTCCTGCTGGCGGGCATCCGCGAACGGCTGGCCGTGCGACGGCTGCCCATCGCCATGCGTGGCACGCCCATCGGGCTGGTCATGGCCGGGCTGATGTCCCTGGCCTTCTTCGCCTTCAAGGGCATGATTTAACGAGCTGCCATACAGGAAGAATGATATGATAACCACATCGGGACTGACTCTTTTCGGCATCGGTCTAGGCGCGGCCGCCATTCTGGGCGTGGCTTCCAAGCTGCTCTACGTCAAGGAAGACCCGCGCATCGCCCTGATCGAGGACAACCTGCCCGGCGCAAACTGCGGCGGCTGCGGCTTTCCGGGCTGTTCCGGCGCTGCCGCGGCCATCGTGGCGGGCAAGGCCCCGGCAACGGTCTGCATCGTGGCCGACGCCGAAGCCTCGAAAATCATCGCCGGCATCATGGGACAGGAAGTCATCGAGCGCGAACCCGAGCTGGCCCAGCGCGACTGCACTGGCGGCACCCGCGCCGAGGACGCCTTCAATTACGAAGGCGTGCTGGACTGCCGCGCCGCCCACCAGCTCTACGGCGGATCGAAATCCTGCCCCGAAGGCTGCCTGGGCCTCGGCTCCTGTGTGCGTGCCTGCCCGTTCAACGCCATCCACATGGGCCCGGACCACCTGCCCGTGATCGATCCGGCCATGTGCAAGGCATGCGGCAACTGCGTGGACGCGTGTCCGCGCGGCGTGATCGCCGTGACCGGCATGACGGCCCGGCTCCTGCATCTCAACCAGACCACGGACTGTCTGGCCCCGTGCCGCCAGAAATGTCCGGGACAGATCAATATTCCCAGATACATCGAACAGGTCAAGGCCGGAGACTACGACGGCGCACTCATGACCATCCGCGAGCGCAATCCCCTGCCCATCGTGTGCGGTCGCGTATGCCCGCGCCCCTGCGAGACCGAATGCCGCCGCCAGTACGTTGACGAAGCCGTGGGCATCAACATGCTCAAGCGTTTCGTGGCGGATCGCGAACTGCATTCCGGGAACAGATTGACCATACCCTGTGCCAAGGACACCGGCAGGAAGGTCGCCATCGTGGGCGGCGGACCTGCCGGTCTGTCCTGCGCCTACTTCCTGCGCCGCCTCGGGCAC
Above is a window of Pseudodesulfovibrio tunisiensis DNA encoding:
- the rnfG gene encoding RnfABCDGE type electron transport complex subunit G — protein: MKEMMKMMVVLSLICGLSGVTLAALKQATAPIIEEQVLTFVQAPAIEQVLNDYDNNPIKDRRKFEMDGSSITVFPAMKDGRLNGVAFETSGKGYGGQIGVMVGFDMTANTLSGIGITTMKETPGLGSRVTGHGFTTQFKGHALDSMKLKKNGGDIDAVAGATISSTGTVSAVREAVSIFNTLKGKFAEGWS
- the rsxE gene encoding electron transport complex subunit RsxE; translation: MNRLWKEFSKGLWKDLPPFKLVLGLCPVLAVTNTADNGLGMGMAVVFVLTLSNLLISLVRKIIPAKVRIACFIAISASLVVAVELLMQAFAYPLYQQLGIFVPLIVVNCIILGRAEAFASKNPPLLAIADGLGMGIGFTMSLTFLGALREFLGKGQLFGIDATWQGFEPFGFMVEAPGAFVSLGILLAIMNFSENVRRKRQGLKAVEGPTHDCKSCGACNKAQSA
- a CDS encoding electron transport complex protein RnfA, which produces MQEYFLLFIGAMFVNNIVLAQYLGNCPFIGTSKDTGVAVGMGGAVVFVAVMAAAITWLVQRHILVPFGLGYLQTLAFILVIASLVQFVEMFLKKMVPPLYKSLGIFLPLITTNCAVMGIALICQREEFGLLHTVLFAFASGLGFMVALVLLAGIRERLAVRRLPIAMRGTPIGLVMAGLMSLAFFAFKGMI